The proteins below come from a single Zonotrichia leucophrys gambelii isolate GWCS_2022_RI chromosome 3, RI_Zleu_2.0, whole genome shotgun sequence genomic window:
- the ADGRF4 gene encoding adhesion G protein-coupled receptor F4 translates to MDVRVIYCLLFWAAHFFLAMPYTTPRVLGNESKTGYEQDACINLIPCQDNGAICIQPCSPSFHGETSFVCEDRKWQMLSDACASLDVQSLFQRISQSELPCSGGHLPFLGGGKLGPGKLGDGAKHFGAGNHSCQADFSCIIPDILSSPAIPGNIADIVELLKKISLLLSENVTRGKMQSYSRIANHILNSSIISNWAFVKDRNAGSILLDSVNLFAGKLLLRNGSESIQEPFIATKGYSIHRNTSGKSFDFSMEFNSTGNITGHVVIPEQELLRLPRASKAISVAFPTLGAILETKRPDPAVVNGMVLSVSLPEELQSVLLTFEKLNKLEQVGAQCVGWHSAERRWDPRACQVRAHNASAVVCVCAHRRRTYGAFSILMAPAVPRSSLLDYITRVGLGLSILSLVLCLVIEAVVWQHVTKTEITYMRHFCLVNIATSLLVADVLFILAAIVHNAALNYQLCVAATFFLHFFYLALFFWMFTLGLLILYGLLLIFFKITRSVFLVAAFSIGYGCPLVISVLTVAITEPKNGYLRSGACWLNWYETKALLAFVVPALSIIVMNLIVVVVVVVKTGRSSLGEGCKSQDLSSMIRVSKNVALLTPLLGLTWGFGLATIIDSRSLAFHVVFALLNAFQGFFILLFGTLLDRKTREALRMNCFSSRRKWGLEKS, encoded by the exons ATGGATGTAAGGGTGATCTACTGCCTGCTCTTTTGGGCTGCACACTTCTTCCTGGCCATGCCATACACCACTCCCAGG GTTCTTGGTAACGAATCAAAGACTGGTTATGAGCAAG ATGCCTGTATAAATCTCATTCCCTGCCAAGATAATGGAGCAATTTGTATTCAGCCTTGCTCTCCCTCCTTCCATGGGGAGACAAGCTTTGTCTGTGAGGACAGAAAGTGGCAGATGCTGTCAGATGCTTGTGCAAGCCTGGATGTTCAGTCCCTTTTTCAG AGGATATCCCAAAGTGAACTCCCATGCTCTGGAGGACATCTTCCTTTTTTAGGAGGAGGAAAGCTAGGGCCTGGGAAGCTTGGAGATGgagcaaaacattttggtgCTGGGAATCATAGCTGCCAAGCTGATTTTTCATGCATCATCCCAGATATCCTGTCTTCACCAGCCATCCCAGGAAACATTGCTGATATAGTGGAATTGCTAAAGAAGATTTCCCTGCTGCTATCAGAGAATGTCACTAGAGGAAAAATGCAG AGCTACAGCAGGATAGCAAACCATATTCTGAATAGCTCCATCATTTCCAACTGGGCTTTTGTGAAGGACAGAAATGCTGGTTCAATATTACTGGACTCGGTGAATTTATTTGCTGGGAAACTTCTTCTAAGAAATGGGTCAGAAAGTATCCAGGAGCCCTTCATCGCTACCAAAGGCTACAGCATACACAGAAACACTTCAGGAAAGAGCTTTGACTTTTCCATGGAGTTCAACAGCACAGGCAATATTACTGGCCACGTGGTGattccagagcaggagctgctgaggttgCCCAGGGCTTCCAAAGCCATCAGTGTTGCATTTCCAACGCTCGGAGCCATCCTGGAGACGAAGCGGCCGGACCCTGCTGTTGTGAACGGGATGGTGCTGTCGGTGTCGCTGCCAGAGGAGCTCCAGAGCGTTTTGCTCACCTTTGAGAAGCTGAACAAGCTGGAGCAGGTGGGGGCTCAGTGCGTGGGGTGGCACTCGGCCGAGCGGCGCTGGGACCCGCGGGCGTGCCAGGTGCGCGCGCACAACGCCAGCGCCGTGGTTTGCGTCTGCGCCCACCGGCGCCGCACCTACGGAGCCTTCTCCATCCTGATGGCCCCGGCCGTGCCGCGGAGCTCCCTGCTGGACTACATCACACGGGTGGGCCTGGGGCTCTCCATTCTCAGCCTGGTCCTCTGCCTCGTCATCGAGGCCGTGGTGTGGCAGCATGTCACCAAAACTGAAATCACCTACATGCGCCACTTCTGCTTGGTCAACATCGCCACCTCGCTTCTCGTCGCTGATGTCCTGTTCATCCTGGCAGCCATTGTGCACAATGCAGCCCTGAACTACCAGCTGTGTGTGGCAGccacttttttccttcactttttcTATCTTGCCCTGTTTTTTTGGATGTTTACCCTGGGCCTCTTAATTCTCTATggattattattaattttttttaagataacaAGATCTGTGTTCTTAGTTGCAGCATTCTCCATTGGATATGGATGTCCTTTGGTCATATCTGTCCTCACCGTTGCTATTACTGAACCAAAAAATGGGTATTTAAGGAGTGGAGCTTGCTGGCTCAATTGGTATGAGACAAAAGCCCTTTTGGCTTTTGTTGTACCTGCGCTGAGCATCATTGTGATGAATCTCATTGTGGTAGTCGTGGTTGTGGTGAAGACTGGGAGATCCTCCCTTGGAGAAGGCTGCAAGTCACAAGATTTGAGCAGCATGATCCGAGTCAGCAAAAACGTTGCCCTTCTGACGCCTCTGCTGGGCCTCACCTGGGGCTTTGGGTTAGCCACAATCATCGACAGCCGCTCTCTGGCCTTCCACGTCGTGTTTGCGCTGCTGAACGCCTTCCAG GGATTCTTCATCCTGTTGTTTGGGACACTTCTGGACAGAAAG ACAAGAGAAGCATTAAGGATGAACTGCTTTTCATCAAGGCGGAAGTGGGGTCTAGAAAAG